One Prunus dulcis chromosome 7, ALMONDv2, whole genome shotgun sequence DNA segment encodes these proteins:
- the LOC117634142 gene encoding transcription initiation factor TFIID subunit 15 isoform X1, producing MGSRDKDQTTSHHQPLLSSLVVRPSTSDGGGDGAGRGSDYELGEVRREPPQYTRSDRYNDDPGYRMRAGSASPVHRRDADHRYSSEYDHSGGPLRGREFGSARDSGRYRDNSPHYARGRGAGRPFSRGLDGPGPGPGPFRGEGSRNNPNVRQRLGDWICPDPLCGNLNFARREYCNNCNKFRYGPGGSPRRGYPGPPPPGGPPRRFPGPPVDPPLGRSLNGGYRSPPRGWARDGPRDFGAGMPPPRHEGRFPDHQMRRDRLDYSDNHRGRAKFDRPMPMDWGNRDRGRDSFFNERKAFERRLPSPPSPPPPPAHRGRWAHDVRERSRSPLRGGPPPKDYNRPMYMDRGRDDRRGMGRGRIGDAY from the exons ATGGGGTCAAGGGACAAGGACCAAACGACATCGCATCATCAGCCTCTTCTGAGCAGCCTTGTCGTCCGGCCCTCCACCAGCGACGGCGGTGGCGATGGAGCTGGCCGTGGCAGCGATTACGAGCTCGGCGAGGTTCGCCGTGAGCCTCCTCAGTACACTCGTTCGGATCGTTACAACGATGATCCTG GATATAGAATGCGTGCAGGTTCTGCTTCTCCTGTACACCGCAGGGATGCAGATCATCGATACAGTTCTGAGTATGATCATTCAGGTGGTCCCCTACGCGGTCGTGAGTTTGGCAGTGCGCGGGATTCCGGTAGATATCGAGACAACTCACCTCATTATGCTAGAGGAAGGGGTGCTGGCAGACCATTCAGTAGAGGTTTAGATGGGCCAGGGCCTGGCCCTGGGCCATTCAGAGGTGAAGGGAGTAGAAATAATCCAAATGTGCGCCAAAGGCTTGGAGACTGGATTTGTCCAGATCCTTT ATGTGGCAACCTGAACTTTGCAAGGCGAGAGTACTGCAACAACTGCAACAAGTTCCGCTACGGACCTGGGGGAAGTCCTCGAAGAGGTTATCCCGGCCCACCACCTCCCGGTGGTCCTCCTAGACGCTTCCCTGGTCCTCCAGTTGATCCTCCACTTGGAAGGAGCTTGAATGGTGGCTATAGGTCTCCACCTCGTGGCTGGGCTAGAGATGGCCCTAGAGATTTTGGCGCTGGGATGCCACCTCCAAGGCATGAAGGCAGGTTTCCTGACCATCAGATGCGAAGAGATCGGTTGGATTACTCGGACAACCATAGAGGAAGAGCCAAGTTTGATCGGCCAATGCCCATGGATTGGGGTAATAGGGATCGCGGAAGGGATAGCTTCTTTAATGAACGGAAAGCATTCGAAAGGCGACTGCCCTCTCCtccttcaccaccaccaccaccggcCCACCGTGGCCGATGGGCACATGATGTTAGAGAGAGAAGCCGGTCCCCATTAAGGGGTGGCCCACCGCCAAAAGATTATAACCGGCCTATGTACATGGATCGAGGACGAGATGATCGTCGCGGCATGGGGCGAGGCCGAATTGGAGATGCATATTAA
- the LOC117634142 gene encoding transcription initiation factor TFIID subunit 15 isoform X2, translating into MRAGSASPVHRRDADHRYSSEYDHSGGPLRGREFGSARDSGRYRDNSPHYARGRGAGRPFSRGLDGPGPGPGPFRGEGSRNNPNVRQRLGDWICPDPLCGNLNFARREYCNNCNKFRYGPGGSPRRGYPGPPPPGGPPRRFPGPPVDPPLGRSLNGGYRSPPRGWARDGPRDFGAGMPPPRHEGRFPDHQMRRDRLDYSDNHRGRAKFDRPMPMDWGNRDRGRDSFFNERKAFERRLPSPPSPPPPPAHRGRWAHDVRERSRSPLRGGPPPKDYNRPMYMDRGRDDRRGMGRGRIGDAY; encoded by the exons ATGCGTGCAGGTTCTGCTTCTCCTGTACACCGCAGGGATGCAGATCATCGATACAGTTCTGAGTATGATCATTCAGGTGGTCCCCTACGCGGTCGTGAGTTTGGCAGTGCGCGGGATTCCGGTAGATATCGAGACAACTCACCTCATTATGCTAGAGGAAGGGGTGCTGGCAGACCATTCAGTAGAGGTTTAGATGGGCCAGGGCCTGGCCCTGGGCCATTCAGAGGTGAAGGGAGTAGAAATAATCCAAATGTGCGCCAAAGGCTTGGAGACTGGATTTGTCCAGATCCTTT ATGTGGCAACCTGAACTTTGCAAGGCGAGAGTACTGCAACAACTGCAACAAGTTCCGCTACGGACCTGGGGGAAGTCCTCGAAGAGGTTATCCCGGCCCACCACCTCCCGGTGGTCCTCCTAGACGCTTCCCTGGTCCTCCAGTTGATCCTCCACTTGGAAGGAGCTTGAATGGTGGCTATAGGTCTCCACCTCGTGGCTGGGCTAGAGATGGCCCTAGAGATTTTGGCGCTGGGATGCCACCTCCAAGGCATGAAGGCAGGTTTCCTGACCATCAGATGCGAAGAGATCGGTTGGATTACTCGGACAACCATAGAGGAAGAGCCAAGTTTGATCGGCCAATGCCCATGGATTGGGGTAATAGGGATCGCGGAAGGGATAGCTTCTTTAATGAACGGAAAGCATTCGAAAGGCGACTGCCCTCTCCtccttcaccaccaccaccaccggcCCACCGTGGCCGATGGGCACATGATGTTAGAGAGAGAAGCCGGTCCCCATTAAGGGGTGGCCCACCGCCAAAAGATTATAACCGGCCTATGTACATGGATCGAGGACGAGATGATCGTCGCGGCATGGGGCGAGGCCGAATTGGAGATGCATATTAA
- the LOC117634439 gene encoding methylthioribose kinase-like, whose amino-acid sequence MAKAFSEFRPLDETSLIDYINSVPSLCSKLHNNLNGLEIKEVGDGNLNFVFIVVGSSGSFVIKQALTYVRSVGEAWPMSKDRAYFEAAALKKHGHLCPGHVPEVYHFDRTMSLIAMRYLKPPHIILRKGLVAGIEYPLLEEDMSDYMSKTLFYTSLIYNSTTEHKQGVAEFCGNVEMCRLTEQVVFSDPYKVSEYNRWTSPYLDSDAAALREDEALKIEVAELKSLFCERAQALIHGDLHTSSVMVTQESTQVIDSEFAFYGPMGFDVGAFLGNLILAFFAQDGHADEKNDREAYKGWILRTIENTWNLFQNKFIALWDQHKDGSGEAYLPAIYNSSEIQQLVQKKFMEDLFHDTLGFGAAKMIRRIVGVAHVEDFEAISDASKRAGCERRALELAKLLLNERRKFQNIAQVVSAIKQGK is encoded by the coding sequence ATGGCTAAGGCTTTCTCTGAGTTTCGGCCACTGGACGAGACATCCCTCATAGACTACATAAACTCTGTACCCTCTCTCTGTTCCAAGCTCCACAACAACCTCAACGGCTTGGAAATCAAAGAAGTAGGAGATGGCAACCTCAACTTCGTCTTCATCGTCGTTGGTTCTTCTGGTTCTTTTGTCATCAAGCAGGCTCTTACATACGTGCGTTCCGTAGGCGAGGCATGGCCAATGTCAAAAGACCGAGCCTATTTTGAAGCAGCGGCGCTGAAAAAACACGGTCATTTGTGTCCCGGCCACGTGCCTGAAGTTTATCATTTTGATCGCACTATGTCATTGATTGCAATGCGTTACTTGAAGCCTCCGCATATCATTCTGAGAAAAGGGTTGGTTGCTGGGATTGAGTACCCTCTGCTGGAGGAAGACATGTCGGATTATATGTCGAAGACTCTGTTTTACACTTCCCTTATTTACAATTCCACAACAGAGCACAAACAGGGTGTTGCTGAGTTTTGTGGGAATGTGGAGATGTGCAGGCTCACCGAGCAGGTCGTCTTTTCTGATCCTTATAAAGTTTCTGAATATAATCGATGGACCTCTCCTTATCTTGATTCTGATGCTGCGGCTCTGAGGGAAGATGAGGCTTTGAAGATTGAGGTTGCTGAGTTGAAATCTCTCTTCTGTGAGAGAGCCCAAGCTCTGATACATGGAGATCTTCATACCAGTTCTGTAATGGTGACCCAAGAATCAACCCAAGTTATAGACTCTGAATTTGCATTTTATGGGCCAATGGGTTTTGATGTTGGTGCTTTTCTGGGCAACttgattttggctttttttgcACAAGACGGGCATGCGGATGAAAAGAATGATAGAGAAGCATACAAAGGTTGGATTTTGAGGACAATTGAGAACACTTGGAATCTTTTTCAGAACAAGTTTATAGCTCTGTGGGATCAGCACAAAGATGGTTCTGGTGAGGCCTATCTGCCTGCGATTTACAACAGCTCTGAGATTCAGCAGCTTGtgcaaaagaaatttatggAAGATTTGTTTCATGACACCCTGGGATTTGGTGCTGCCAAGATGATAAGGAGAATTGTTGGAGTGGCGCATGTTGAGGATTTTGAGGCGATCAGTGATGCTAGCAAACGGGCGGGTTGCGAGCGAAGGGCTCTTGAGTTGGCAAAGCTGCTTCTCAATGAGAGGCGAAAATTTCAGAACATTGCTCAAGTTGTTTCAGCCATTAAACAAGGCAAATAA